A part of Gracilimonas sp. genomic DNA contains:
- the secG gene encoding preprotein translocase subunit SecG → MLYNIIVGVIAVICFLLIVVVLLQPGQGQGISGMGGGGGLGGGGGLGARRTADLLSKSTSILAALFLALCVLANFAIDRGEVDRSILQEGGPGVNAPIESPSQTAPAIPQQQQQDNTEGNGDN, encoded by the coding sequence ATGCTTTATAATATAATTGTAGGAGTTATTGCTGTTATTTGCTTCCTGTTAATCGTGGTTGTTTTACTGCAGCCAGGTCAGGGACAAGGAATTTCCGGAATGGGTGGCGGAGGCGGCCTCGGTGGAGGTGGCGGACTTGGCGCCCGAAGAACAGCTGACTTGCTATCGAAGTCGACATCAATACTTGCAGCTCTATTTTTAGCACTTTGTGTGCTGGCTAACTTTGCGATTGATCGCGGAGAAGTGGATCGGAGTATTTTACAGGAAGGCGGACCGGGTGTAAATGCACCTATTGAATCTCCTTCTCAAACGGCTCCGGCTATTCCTCAGCAACAGCAGCAGGATAACACCGAAGGAAACGGCGATAATTAA
- a CDS encoding DinB family protein, which yields MQKALLIQFDLHQQLFNNVLKGFSDAETNSRLDGYPKMNHVKYLAGHLLNSQYALAQIAGVNPEVKWNELFAVMGQSAAKDNFEYPDIEEIKSEWNALYELTRKGLAKLDKNDLAKVPEEPFSQVAETVLDLWAFVNHHIGYHIGQISIMRRGFNKAPMSYE from the coding sequence ATGCAAAAAGCACTACTTATACAATTCGATTTACATCAGCAGTTATTCAATAATGTGCTGAAGGGTTTTTCTGATGCTGAGACAAATTCCCGGCTTGACGGATATCCAAAAATGAATCATGTAAAATATTTGGCAGGTCATCTATTGAACTCACAATATGCCTTGGCACAAATAGCTGGTGTAAATCCGGAGGTAAAGTGGAATGAGCTTTTTGCAGTGATGGGGCAGTCTGCCGCTAAAGACAATTTTGAATACCCGGATATTGAAGAGATTAAAAGTGAATGGAATGCTTTGTATGAGTTAACCCGAAAAGGACTTGCCAAACTTGATAAGAATGATTTAGCTAAAGTGCCGGAAGAGCCTTTTAGCCAGGTTGCAGAAACAGTATTGGATTTGTGGGCTTTTGTGAATCATCATATAGGATATCATATTGGACAAATAAGTATCATGAGAAGGGGATTTAATAAAGCTCCGATGAGCTATGAGTAA
- a CDS encoding VOC family protein produces the protein MSKIRTCFWFDSQAEEAAKFYTSVSKDSKIKETVGCKNYG, from the coding sequence ATGAGTAAAATAAGAACGTGTTTTTGGTTTGACAGTCAGGCCGAAGAAGCAGCTAAATTTTATACTTCAGTATCTAAAGATTCAAAAATTAAAGAAACAGTCGGATGCAAAAATTACGGGTAG
- a CDS encoding Ig-like domain-containing protein, which translates to MKRVLGIFSVISLLVISGCMMPGAEMLNKVPINSVTVEVLDQEGNPIQGAQVEASNGRQTTTGANGKAKIRFGSLGIHNISVYADNYMPNNMIVTMPTDNGNTVTARLTGEVQMASLNFGINMNVNMYPMMFNYLFTGYGYELEVEDYTEGGWTQWQVSDGEGEVGTIMKKGFLKELENGQQWWQIVMFEKDEEEPVYIAEVLFSEGRQQIVRLREKMGDSEPQEKPVSEGWYSQPQKLTKESIEGAVAETGVSVNVPKGTFTTDLIDFGVAPEISLKLWRVTSEEVPGGVVKSSTMEGEEVISSLELMDFGTDAETMLNSF; encoded by the coding sequence ATGAAAAGGGTTTTGGGAATATTTAGCGTGATATCATTGCTTGTAATTTCAGGCTGTATGATGCCGGGGGCAGAAATGCTGAACAAAGTGCCCATCAATTCAGTGACGGTAGAAGTGCTGGATCAGGAGGGTAATCCTATTCAGGGAGCACAGGTGGAAGCATCCAACGGCCGGCAAACTACAACCGGTGCCAATGGAAAAGCAAAAATCAGGTTTGGCTCGCTGGGGATTCACAATATCTCGGTATATGCTGATAACTACATGCCGAATAATATGATCGTAACCATGCCGACTGATAACGGGAATACGGTAACAGCTCGTCTGACCGGTGAGGTGCAAATGGCTTCTCTGAATTTTGGGATCAATATGAATGTGAATATGTATCCCATGATGTTCAACTACTTGTTCACAGGATATGGTTATGAGCTGGAAGTTGAAGACTATACGGAAGGTGGCTGGACCCAATGGCAGGTATCAGATGGAGAAGGCGAAGTTGGAACCATTATGAAGAAAGGATTTCTCAAAGAACTGGAAAACGGACAGCAGTGGTGGCAAATCGTGATGTTTGAAAAAGACGAAGAGGAGCCTGTTTATATCGCAGAAGTACTTTTTTCGGAAGGAAGACAGCAAATTGTGCGGCTTCGCGAAAAAATGGGAGATTCTGAACCACAGGAAAAACCTGTTTCCGAAGGGTGGTATTCTCAGCCTCAAAAGCTAACTAAGGAATCTATTGAAGGTGCGGTTGCTGAAACCGGAGTTTCGGTGAACGTTCCCAAAGGTACATTTACAACCGATCTTATCGACTTTGGCGTAGCTCCCGAAATTTCACTTAAACTATGGAGAGTAACTTCGGAGGAAGTTCCCGGCGGAGTAGTAAAATCATCAACGATGGAAGGTGAAGAAGTGATTTCCTCACTGGAGCTGATGGATTTTGGAACCGATGCCGAAACCATGCTTAACAGTTTCTGA
- a CDS encoding VOC family protein, with translation MTKELWLNLPVKKIPNSKAFFKTIGFSFDEEREREDMAAMKVGEKKVPVMLITENTFKNVIQHNITDTSKSSEMMISFDAESREEVDEIAQKVEKAGGTVFSKPSEIQGWMYGCAFTDLDGHRWNVLYMDMSKMSES, from the coding sequence ATGACTAAAGAACTATGGCTAAATCTTCCGGTTAAAAAGATTCCAAATTCTAAAGCATTTTTTAAAACGATTGGTTTTTCATTTGATGAGGAACGGGAAAGAGAAGACATGGCGGCCATGAAGGTCGGTGAAAAGAAAGTACCTGTGATGCTCATTACCGAAAACACATTCAAAAATGTTATTCAGCATAATATCACAGATACCTCTAAGTCATCGGAAATGATGATTTCGTTTGATGCTGAAAGTCGTGAAGAGGTGGATGAGATTGCTCAAAAAGTAGAGAAAGCCGGAGGAACGGTTTTTTCCAAGCCTTCAGAAATACAAGGCTGGATGTACGGCTGCGCTTTCACCGATTTGGACGGCCACCGCTGGAACGTGTTGTATATGGATATGAGTAAAATGTCGGAAAGCTAA
- a CDS encoding mechanosensitive ion channel domain-containing protein, whose protein sequence is MQEFTDQIAEFIASSPSLTVQIVETVAIILILWVIRLITVRVIQRNVENKKSVYKWRKNITYIAFFIGLLIVGQIWFDALGSLGTFLGLLSAGIAIALKDPVTDIAAWMFLIWRKPFDIGDRIQVGSSKGDVIDIRVFKFTILEIGNWVDADQSTGRVIHIPNHKVFTEDLANYTSDFEFIWNEMGVLVTFESDWKKAKKILEEVVDENMQEFVEQAREEVKKAEKSYLIQYRYLTPIVYTSVKDSGINLSIRYLSDPRKRRGISQAIWESVLDRFAEHDDIDFAYPTIRYYDNSTEGKPGTTPDS, encoded by the coding sequence ATGCAAGAGTTCACAGACCAAATCGCCGAATTTATCGCAAGCTCACCAAGTCTTACCGTTCAGATTGTAGAAACGGTTGCCATCATCCTCATCCTTTGGGTTATCCGGTTAATAACGGTTCGTGTTATTCAGCGCAATGTAGAGAACAAAAAGAGTGTTTATAAGTGGCGCAAGAATATCACGTACATCGCTTTCTTTATTGGCCTTTTGATTGTAGGTCAGATTTGGTTTGATGCTCTCGGCTCCCTTGGCACGTTCCTGGGGCTGTTATCTGCGGGTATCGCTATTGCCCTGAAAGACCCGGTAACCGATATCGCCGCCTGGATGTTCTTAATCTGGAGAAAGCCTTTCGATATCGGCGATCGCATTCAGGTCGGGTCATCAAAAGGTGATGTAATCGATATCCGGGTGTTCAAATTCACCATACTGGAAATAGGAAATTGGGTAGATGCTGACCAAAGTACCGGCCGGGTCATTCATATTCCCAACCACAAAGTATTCACTGAAGACCTTGCTAACTACACCAGCGACTTCGAGTTCATCTGGAATGAGATGGGCGTGCTCGTAACCTTTGAGAGTGATTGGAAGAAAGCCAAGAAGATTTTGGAAGAAGTAGTTGATGAAAACATGCAGGAATTTGTGGAACAGGCACGGGAGGAAGTCAAAAAAGCCGAAAAATCCTATCTCATTCAGTATCGATACCTGACCCCTATTGTTTATACCAGCGTAAAAGACAGCGGAATCAACCTTTCCATTCGCTACTTATCGGACCCCAGAAAAAGAAGGGGTATTTCACAGGCTATTTGGGAATCTGTGCTGGATCGATTTGCAGAACACGACGATATCGACTTCGCCTACCCAACCATCCGCTACTACGACAACTCCACCGAAGGGAAGCCCGGAACTACTCCAGATAGCTAA
- a CDS encoding SOS response-associated peptidase, which yields MKRYVLEADKFIIEEAFDANTDAESLFNPNYNVIPGTTMPIIIKDGESRTVVSSEWGLQQKNTDEEFFEVPQEEIAEKENLDKLVENSPCIIPVSGFYKWKETVEDPLPFFLRVLTTDVTGLAGIYSSFENKNGRKVHSYAVITMPANALVEPLDDRMPVILDEKDYGRWLNGDAPEMLEKGFSGNHLLPDMSVFRVPELVNDPSNNSKELVQPIPKLRNYDGADDD from the coding sequence ATGAAACGATATGTTTTAGAAGCCGATAAATTTATCATTGAGGAAGCATTTGATGCCAATACCGATGCTGAAAGCCTCTTTAATCCTAATTATAATGTGATACCCGGCACTACGATGCCTATCATTATCAAAGATGGTGAGAGTCGGACAGTGGTAAGTTCGGAATGGGGACTTCAGCAAAAAAATACTGATGAAGAATTTTTCGAAGTACCTCAGGAAGAGATTGCTGAAAAAGAAAACCTGGACAAACTCGTGGAAAATTCCCCATGTATCATTCCGGTTTCAGGGTTTTATAAATGGAAAGAGACGGTGGAAGATCCGCTGCCATTTTTTTTAAGAGTATTGACTACCGATGTTACAGGTCTTGCTGGAATCTACTCTTCATTTGAAAATAAAAACGGAAGGAAGGTTCATTCATATGCTGTTATTACTATGCCGGCGAATGCTCTGGTTGAGCCATTGGATGACCGGATGCCGGTTATATTGGATGAAAAGGACTACGGCCGTTGGTTAAACGGAGATGCTCCCGAAATGCTGGAAAAAGGGTTTTCAGGAAATCACTTGCTGCCGGATATGTCGGTTTTCAGAGTACCTGAATTAGTGAATGACCCTTCTAATAACTCCAAAGAGCTGGTGCAGCCAATCCCAAAACTCCGCAACTATGATGGTGCTGATGACGACTGA
- a CDS encoding dihydrofolate reductase family protein has protein sequence MRKIIYAQLVSLDGYIEDENGNIDWTKPGEELHRHFNEMEKNLDVNFYGRRMSGVMDFWLTADQNPDLSDFEIEYAKFWQETKRIVFSKTLEEVKGNAELRREFDPDEIQKLKNKPGNNMAVGGANLASTFIEHGLVDEFQVYIHPVAIGGGKPMFPVDKRLDLKLTESRVFPGGVVMLKYNLKT, from the coding sequence ATGAGAAAAATAATCTATGCCCAGCTGGTTTCTCTCGATGGATACATCGAGGACGAAAACGGCAACATTGACTGGACCAAACCCGGAGAAGAGCTACACAGGCACTTTAATGAGATGGAAAAGAACCTTGATGTCAATTTCTACGGAAGGCGTATGTCAGGGGTGATGGATTTTTGGCTGACAGCAGATCAAAACCCAGATTTAAGCGATTTTGAAATTGAATATGCAAAGTTTTGGCAAGAAACCAAGCGCATTGTCTTCTCAAAAACACTCGAAGAGGTGAAAGGTAATGCGGAGCTTCGCCGGGAATTCGATCCTGATGAAATCCAAAAGCTGAAAAATAAACCCGGCAACAATATGGCGGTTGGAGGGGCAAATCTGGCTTCCACATTTATTGAACACGGGCTGGTTGATGAGTTTCAGGTATACATTCACCCTGTAGCCATTGGCGGAGGTAAACCGATGTTTCCGGTTGATAAGAGATTAGATCTGAAACTAACAGAAAGCCGGGTATTTCCTGGCGGAGTCGTAATGTTGAAGTATAACCTTAAAACCTGA
- a CDS encoding helix-turn-helix domain-containing protein: protein MKHVSILIPKGHTSIVNIGGTHQILNMVNGMLQEKGRPPVFDVHMVGLEKEVKQTTGLFAISPDCLLEDVLKTDLIIIPAIHDDLEKALKRNKAFIPWIVDQYKNGAEVVSFCVGAFFLAKTGLLDGKQCATHWMHAANLRKLFPKVKVVDEKIMTEEDGIYTSGGAYAFLNLVLHLIEKYAGREAAIFSSKAFSIDIDRNSQSPFIIFEGQKDHTDDKVKKAQKFIEDHYEEMIRVDDLADQFAMSRRTLERRFKKATCNTITEYIQRVKVEAAKKSLESSRKNVTEVMYDVGYSDTKSFRDLFRRITGLTPIEYRDKYNRDAVAV from the coding sequence ATGAAGCACGTTTCTATTCTTATCCCAAAAGGGCATACCAGCATTGTTAATATTGGCGGGACTCACCAGATTTTAAATATGGTAAACGGCATGCTCCAGGAAAAAGGCAGACCGCCCGTATTTGATGTTCATATGGTTGGGTTGGAGAAAGAGGTTAAACAAACAACCGGTCTTTTTGCGATAAGCCCGGATTGCCTGTTGGAAGATGTGCTCAAAACAGATCTCATTATCATACCTGCTATTCATGATGATTTAGAGAAGGCTCTGAAACGAAATAAAGCATTTATTCCCTGGATTGTAGATCAGTATAAAAATGGAGCTGAGGTAGTCAGTTTCTGCGTAGGTGCTTTCTTTCTGGCAAAAACCGGATTACTGGACGGCAAACAATGCGCTACCCACTGGATGCATGCTGCCAACCTCCGGAAACTATTCCCAAAAGTGAAGGTGGTTGATGAAAAAATTATGACAGAAGAAGATGGAATTTATACCAGTGGCGGGGCTTATGCTTTTCTGAATCTTGTGCTGCATTTAATCGAGAAATATGCCGGAAGGGAAGCGGCTATATTTTCGTCTAAAGCTTTTTCTATTGATATCGACCGAAACAGCCAATCTCCCTTTATTATTTTTGAGGGACAAAAAGATCATACTGATGATAAAGTGAAAAAAGCGCAGAAATTCATTGAAGATCACTATGAAGAAATGATTCGTGTTGATGATCTCGCCGACCAATTTGCAATGAGTCGCCGAACACTGGAGCGCCGGTTTAAAAAAGCCACTTGCAACACTATCACCGAATATATACAGCGGGTAAAGGTAGAAGCCGCAAAGAAAAGCCTGGAATCGAGCCGAAAGAACGTGACAGAAGTGATGTATGATGTAGGCTATTCTGACACCAAATCATTCCGGGATTTATTTCGCCGAATCACCGGACTCACCCCCATCGAGTACCGCGATAAGTATAATCGGGATGCCGTAGCGGTTTAG
- a CDS encoding DUF1801 domain-containing protein, which yields MAKTDFQSIDEYIETFPKEVQQKLQKIREVVRKAAPNAEEAISYQMPTFKLNGNLVHFAAFKNHIGLYPAPSGISAFESEIKDYKHAKGSMRFPLDQPIPFDLIAKIVKFRVQENSNKKKRNEQ from the coding sequence ATGGCAAAAACTGATTTCCAATCTATTGATGAGTACATAGAAACATTTCCTAAAGAAGTACAGCAAAAACTTCAAAAGATCAGAGAAGTGGTCCGTAAAGCAGCTCCGAATGCTGAAGAAGCTATTAGTTACCAGATGCCAACGTTTAAACTGAATGGCAATCTTGTGCATTTTGCAGCATTTAAAAACCATATTGGACTTTATCCGGCACCGTCTGGTATTAGCGCATTTGAAAGCGAGATTAAGGATTATAAACATGCGAAAGGTTCGATGCGGTTCCCGCTGGACCAACCCATTCCGTTCGATCTGATAGCTAAAATTGTGAAATTCAGAGTTCAGGAAAATTCAAACAAGAAAAAGAGGAACGAACAATGA
- a CDS encoding dihydrofolate reductase family protein: MQKLRVESFSISIDGFGAGPDQSLENPLGVGGEDLHQWFFPTKTFQSMHGEGGNGETGVDDDFASRGFENIGAWILGRNMFGPIRGPWLDDEWKGWWGDNPPYQVPVFVLTHHKRKPIEMEGGTVFYFVTEGIHAALEQAFEAAKGKDVRVGGGVHTIRQYLNAKLIDKMHIAISPVLLGKGENLFSGMNLKSLGYECVEHVATGKATHVVIKKKS; this comes from the coding sequence ATGCAAAAATTACGGGTAGAAAGTTTTTCCATATCAATAGATGGTTTTGGAGCAGGTCCTGATCAAAGCTTAGAGAATCCGCTGGGAGTGGGGGGAGAAGACCTTCATCAGTGGTTTTTCCCCACAAAAACGTTTCAATCCATGCATGGTGAAGGGGGAAATGGCGAAACCGGGGTAGACGATGATTTCGCTTCACGAGGGTTTGAAAATATCGGAGCCTGGATCTTAGGACGCAATATGTTTGGTCCCATACGCGGCCCATGGCTGGATGATGAGTGGAAAGGCTGGTGGGGAGATAATCCTCCCTATCAGGTGCCGGTATTTGTGTTAACACACCACAAACGGAAGCCCATTGAAATGGAAGGCGGGACGGTATTTTACTTTGTTACCGAAGGTATTCATGCGGCACTTGAACAAGCTTTTGAAGCGGCAAAAGGTAAAGACGTTCGGGTAGGAGGTGGCGTACATACCATCAGGCAGTATCTGAATGCAAAGTTGATTGATAAGATGCATATCGCAATTTCACCGGTGCTTTTAGGAAAAGGAGAAAACCTTTTCTCAGGAATGAATTTGAAGTCCCTGGGATATGAATGTGTTGAACATGTAGCTACGGGTAAGGCTACGCATGTGGTTATAAAGAAGAAATCGTAA
- a CDS encoding VOC family protein — protein sequence MAHLYFEIQADDLNRASNFYAEVFGWKFKENPHVPVEYFSIETGGTRGGLLKRPADTPPPECGTNAYVCSMEVDDFDAKAKKILQLGGQIAMPKFAIPKTCWQGYFIDTEGNTFGLFEVDENAGE from the coding sequence ATGGCACATTTATATTTCGAAATTCAAGCTGATGACCTAAATCGAGCTTCTAATTTTTATGCTGAAGTATTTGGGTGGAAGTTCAAAGAAAACCCTCATGTACCCGTGGAATATTTTAGTATTGAAACCGGCGGTACAAGAGGAGGACTACTAAAACGGCCAGCCGATACTCCGCCGCCGGAATGTGGAACCAATGCTTATGTATGTTCTATGGAAGTTGATGACTTTGACGCAAAGGCTAAAAAGATACTACAGCTTGGCGGACAGATTGCCATGCCGAAGTTTGCCATCCCAAAAACGTGCTGGCAAGGCTACTTCATCGATACAGAAGGAAATACTTTTGGCTTGTTTGAAGTGGATGAAAATGCCGGAGAATAA
- a CDS encoding DEAD/DEAH box helicase, whose product MSFEEFGLSPELLSGLADVRIEKPTPLQTEVIPPALQGRHMLVKHEAGDDGVFLIPALQKLTSNGEVSGIRVLILTPSIERVKEIDETVWAMGYHAQISSAALSMKGIRTAQEEAIKDGAPVVVANPGRLIEILDKNKLKLPKVDLVIIDEAHGMENYNLVSRVKDIMQLTEGEPQTLIFSKSNNKATQQLTSALLKDPVVHGFDASNVEDAKPEASSDQKADDKEEESEKENSTSEQKQEDFELNQEEVNRKLAEASVSVVLNPEENKEEEEKQDKKEAKAEAEAQNEEEPAVPEDLTQAYIYVPPRAKISTLLAHLEDTLTDKIVVFAASKRTTDRLFRIIRKKGWGVVSINEGLKQEYYDERFGKFTSGDMKILLVGGLSATEVELNEVKQVINYDVPNEVEEYKYRAELVGNGKAARMVSLVSKMDKDDIDEIVKKVGYAPTEIPLPEEVKEKKGRGKKSDKSDKKDKSSKKKSKSNNNKKNDDRDRKRRQKPKEKQSSNGLPRPSYDGLSGGKEGDKNGKRPNPGKSDGAFGWIKKLFD is encoded by the coding sequence TTGTCTTTTGAAGAATTTGGCCTTAGCCCCGAACTATTGAGTGGGCTGGCCGACGTACGAATTGAAAAACCCACACCTCTCCAAACTGAAGTTATTCCACCGGCACTACAAGGCAGACATATGCTTGTAAAACATGAAGCCGGTGATGACGGTGTATTTTTGATACCTGCTTTGCAAAAGCTGACAAGCAACGGAGAGGTTTCTGGCATACGAGTTTTAATACTAACACCATCTATTGAGCGAGTTAAGGAAATAGACGAAACGGTTTGGGCCATGGGCTACCATGCTCAAATTAGTAGCGCAGCACTTTCCATGAAAGGAATTCGCACTGCTCAGGAAGAAGCAATAAAAGATGGAGCACCGGTTGTGGTAGCTAACCCCGGCCGGCTGATTGAAATACTGGATAAAAATAAGCTTAAGCTTCCCAAAGTGGATCTCGTCATTATTGATGAAGCCCACGGCATGGAAAACTATAACCTGGTGAGCCGGGTGAAGGACATCATGCAGCTAACGGAGGGCGAACCACAGACCCTTATTTTTTCCAAATCCAATAACAAAGCTACCCAACAGCTTACTTCAGCCCTGCTGAAAGATCCCGTTGTGCACGGCTTTGATGCCTCTAATGTTGAGGATGCAAAACCCGAGGCTTCTTCCGACCAAAAAGCTGATGACAAAGAAGAAGAATCTGAAAAAGAGAATTCAACTTCAGAGCAGAAACAGGAAGATTTCGAGCTGAATCAGGAAGAAGTGAACCGCAAGCTTGCCGAAGCCAGTGTAAGTGTAGTGCTCAACCCGGAAGAAAATAAAGAGGAAGAAGAGAAACAGGATAAAAAAGAAGCCAAAGCTGAAGCTGAAGCTCAGAATGAAGAAGAGCCTGCTGTTCCTGAAGACCTGACCCAGGCGTATATTTACGTTCCTCCCAGAGCAAAAATATCAACTCTGCTGGCCCATCTTGAAGATACACTGACCGACAAGATCGTGGTTTTTGCTGCTTCCAAGCGCACCACCGACCGCCTGTTCCGCATTATCCGCAAGAAAGGATGGGGTGTGGTTAGCATCAACGAAGGACTGAAGCAGGAATATTATGACGAACGCTTTGGTAAGTTTACTTCCGGCGACATGAAGATTCTGCTGGTTGGCGGACTTTCAGCCACTGAAGTAGAACTCAATGAAGTGAAGCAGGTCATTAATTATGACGTGCCGAACGAAGTGGAAGAGTATAAGTATCGCGCGGAGCTGGTTGGAAATGGAAAAGCCGCCCGAATGGTGTCGCTGGTATCCAAAATGGATAAAGACGACATCGACGAAATTGTGAAGAAAGTAGGTTACGCGCCCACTGAAATCCCGCTTCCTGAAGAAGTGAAGGAGAAAAAAGGCCGTGGTAAAAAGTCTGACAAATCTGATAAAAAAGACAAAAGCTCGAAGAAAAAGAGCAAGAGTAATAACAATAAAAAGAACGACGACCGCGACCGAAAGCGCCGCCAAAAGCCGAAAGAGAAGCAATCCTCCAACGGTCTGCCACGACCAAGTTATGACGGGCTTTCCGGTGGAAAAGAAGGCGATAAAAACGGCAAACGACCAAACCCGGGCAAATCTGACGGAGCCTTCGGCTGGATTAAGAAGCTGTTTGATTAA
- a CDS encoding lysostaphin resistance A-like protein, translating to MQNPFFNSEENRLRSLFRVLLFIFLFVFMMVIPSLIPYTALDYIGRSVLTLGLFYIMFRYVDGRSWTFSGLIIDRTWLKECVAGIVIAGGVMGLIFFTEWQTDGLEITGFSWDRSGETFWLISLLVFFVQMASVGFYEEVMARGYLLPNITEGFTLGSITPQKVAIIAIVISSAIFGLGHAGNPNANITAVVNIVLAGVMLAVPFIITGRLAFSIGIHFSWNFFQGGIFGFRVSGTEVRNSLVQIQQGGPDWWTGGSFGPEAGLIGVLGILLILGLTLFYLKQTGVKMTYAELFSNTFTEQKRMKEIAEDSNLEPK from the coding sequence ATGCAAAATCCATTTTTTAATTCGGAAGAAAACAGGCTTCGGTCTTTATTTCGGGTACTCCTGTTCATCTTCTTATTTGTTTTTATGATGGTAATTCCATCCCTGATCCCCTACACGGCTCTGGATTACATAGGCAGATCCGTACTCACCCTTGGGCTGTTCTACATCATGTTCCGCTATGTTGATGGACGTTCCTGGACTTTTTCAGGCTTAATTATTGACAGAACATGGCTCAAAGAGTGCGTAGCCGGAATAGTAATTGCTGGTGGCGTGATGGGGCTAATTTTCTTCACCGAATGGCAAACGGACGGACTGGAAATAACCGGCTTTAGCTGGGACCGCAGCGGAGAAACATTTTGGCTGATTTCCCTGCTTGTCTTTTTTGTACAAATGGCTTCCGTAGGTTTTTATGAGGAAGTAATGGCCCGGGGATATTTGTTGCCAAATATTACAGAGGGATTCACACTGGGCAGTATCACTCCTCAAAAAGTCGCCATCATAGCCATTGTCATTAGTTCAGCTATTTTTGGGCTTGGTCATGCCGGAAACCCCAATGCAAACATAACCGCAGTTGTGAACATCGTTTTGGCTGGGGTGATGCTGGCCGTGCCCTTCATTATTACTGGTCGTTTAGCGTTCTCCATTGGCATTCACTTTTCATGGAATTTTTTCCAGGGCGGAATATTCGGCTTTCGGGTAAGCGGCACAGAAGTGCGGAACTCACTGGTTCAGATTCAGCAGGGCGGGCCAGATTGGTGGACGGGGGGCTCCTTCGGTCCCGAAGCCGGGCTGATTGGAGTGTTGGGCATCCTCTTAATTTTGGGCTTAACGCTGTTTTACCTGAAACAAACAGGCGTTAAAATGACCTATGCAGAATTATTTTCGAACACCTTTACAGAACAAAAGAGAATGAAAGAAATAGCCGAAGATTCTAATTTGGAACCGAAGTAA
- a CDS encoding VOC family protein: protein MFNIKNTFSSFSVDDLEEAYKFYSETLGLKVTKDEMGFLNIDLSGGGRAVIYPKEKEHKPAVFTVLNFVVKDIEKAVEVLINKGIIFEQYSGDIATDEKGIMRENGPLIAWFKDPAGNILSIIEE from the coding sequence ATGTTTAATATCAAAAATACATTCAGCAGTTTTTCGGTCGATGATCTTGAAGAAGCTTACAAATTCTATAGCGAAACACTTGGGTTGAAAGTGACGAAAGACGAAATGGGATTTCTAAATATTGATTTGTCAGGTGGGGGGCGGGCTGTTATATATCCAAAAGAAAAAGAACATAAACCTGCCGTATTTACGGTCCTGAATTTTGTTGTTAAGGATATAGAAAAAGCCGTGGAAGTCCTCATTAACAAAGGGATCATCTTTGAACAGTATTCAGGAGATATTGCTACAGATGAAAAAGGAATTATGCGTGAAAACGGCCCTTTAATTGCTTGGTTCAAAGACCCGGCAGGGAATATTTTATCAATTATTGAAGAATAG
- a CDS encoding GNAT family N-acetyltransferase: protein MNQVSSHITFRKANLDDLPLLKHWDEQPHVIAADPNDDWEWETALQRDEDWLEMFIAELDGRPLGFIQIIDPAHEESQYWGEIEDGFRAIDIWIGEATDLGKGFGTEMMRLAINHCFEQPGVEAILIDPLESNTDAHRFYERLGFKFVEKRRFNEDDCLVYVLKRKD, encoded by the coding sequence ATGAACCAAGTCTCTTCCCATATCACCTTTAGAAAAGCAAACCTGGATGATTTGCCTCTGCTGAAGCATTGGGATGAACAGCCTCATGTAATTGCTGCTGACCCAAATGATGACTGGGAGTGGGAAACGGCTCTACAGCGTGATGAAGATTGGCTCGAAATGTTTATCGCCGAACTGGATGGAAGGCCTCTTGGATTTATTCAGATTATCGATCCGGCTCATGAAGAATCGCAGTATTGGGGTGAAATAGAGGACGGCTTTCGGGCCATCGATATCTGGATTGGAGAAGCAACAGATCTTGGAAAAGGGTTTGGAACTGAAATGATGCGGCTGGCCATCAATCATTGCTTTGAACAGCCAGGAGTAGAAGCAATCCTGATTGACCCACTGGAAAGTAATACCGATGCCCACCGCTTTTATGAACGACTGGGCTTCAAATTTGTAGAAAAACGCAGGTTTAATGAAGATGACTGTTTGGTCTATGTCCTAAAAAGGAAAGACTGA